The Desulfatiglans anilini DSM 4660 genome includes the window CCGTCCTACGCCATCTTCGACGAATGGCTGAGAAACATTGGGCAGGCTAAGATTCTACAGCGAACCTTCGAGGTGCAGCGAGATATTCTCAAGGACAAGCTGTGTCATTTGGTGTGGCGGCGTTCGGGGGACGGCACCTGGACGCTTGGGCCGCGAACGCTCGATCGCATGGGGAATATGCTCAATGCCATCTGCACGAGCGCAAACCTCATCCACTACAAACGCCGATACTGGAGGCTGGGCATCGTCGATCACGAGGACATCCTCTACTTCGCGCACCGCATCTTCGAAGAGCACCCACTCGTCTGTCAATGCCTGAGTGCCCACTACCGCTACCTGTTCATCGACGAATTTCAGGATACGCTTCCTATCCAGGCCAATGTCGTACAGTGGCTCGCCGACGCAGGGACGGTGGTCGGGGTCATCGGTGATGCTGAACAGTCCATCTACGGTTTCCTCGACGCCCACCCGCAGCATTTCCTGTCGTTCTCGCTGCCCGATTTCCTCGACGTGACCATGCGTCACAACCGCCGCAGCACGGGCCGGATCATCTCGATCCTCGACCATGTGCGATCGGACGGCCTACGGCAACATTGCTTCCGTGAACTGGACGGGCAACCGGTGACGGTGTGCATCGGCGACCTCGACCGCAGTCTCGCGGCCATTCGTGCTGACCTGCCGCCGGATGCCATCCTCCACGTGCTGACGCGGAAGAACAAGGACGCCCACCGCGTGCGATCCGCCCTCGCGCCCGGAACCGTGGAGCCGTGGGAGTCTTTATACGATGCCGATGCCGAACGCGCCCGTTTCATGGAGCACGTCATTGCCGCGACGGAACTCGCGAGTCGCGGCCAGTACGCGCTCGCCCATCGAGAAATGATTCAGATCATCGGACGGAGAGGGCGAGTGAGAAAGCCGCTCAAGTGTGACACGGAGCTGAGCGACGTCCACCGGAAGGGAATCGCCGTCACCGTACTGCAGGAGTTCCTGACTAACCACGCCACTATCTTCGCCAGCACGTTGCTCGAGGCGTACGTCCGCTGCGGAACCTGCATCACGGCCGTGTATCCGGCGGTGACCCTGACCGCTGCAAGGGCTGGGAAGTTCAAGACGTTCGCAGAGGCCACGCCGTACGCGTACCTCTCAGAATCGGTTCGTTTGCAGGAAGAGGTGCGTCATGTGCGGACCATTCACAAGGCGAAAGGGAGCGAGGGGGACAACATCGCTGTGTACTTCGAGGATGCCGCCCGTGTCCGGCATATCACGCATCCCTCGTCGGCCCCGGCAGATGAGGAGAAACGCCTCACCTACGTTGCCTTAAGCCGCGCCCGCGATCGTCTTTTCCTCTGCATTCCGACGGATGTTGCCATCAAAGAAGACGAACTCAACAAGCTCAATCTTTGTGTCATCGACCTGCGGGAGGCCCTATGACAACTGTCTCTGCTCCCGTTTTATCGCTGCTTTCAAATCATT containing:
- a CDS encoding UvrD-helicase domain-containing protein — encoded protein: MPEKLEIDSGTPLTDIERHFRVVAGPGAGKTHWLVNHIKHVVARSKRLSPASRVACISYTNVAVNEILTRLSSAATQVDVSTIHSFLYRNVVRPYLHLLRDGDGQPLVAFASVDGHDEHHPSYAIFDEWLRNIGQAKILQRTFEVQRDILKDKLCHLVWRRSGDGTWTLGPRTLDRMGNMLNAICTSANLIHYKRRYWRLGIVDHEDILYFAHRIFEEHPLVCQCLSAHYRYLFIDEFQDTLPIQANVVQWLADAGTVVGVIGDAEQSIYGFLDAHPQHFLSFSLPDFLDVTMRHNRRSTGRIISILDHVRSDGLRQHCFRELDGQPVTVCIGDLDRSLAAIRADLPPDAILHVLTRKNKDAHRVRSALAPGTVEPWESLYDADAERARFMEHVIAATELASRGQYALAHREMIQIIGRRGRVRKPLKCDTELSDVHRKGIAVTVLQEFLTNHATIFASTLLEAYVRCGTCITAVYPAVTLTAARAGKFKTFAEATPYAYLSESVRLQEEVRHVRTIHKAKGSEGDNIAVYFEDAARVRHITHPSSAPADEEKRLTYVALSRARDRLFLCIPTDVAIKEDELNKLNLCVIDLREAL